A stretch of the Symmachiella macrocystis genome encodes the following:
- a CDS encoding DUF1570 domain-containing protein has product MFRRHQLLLIATALLLLSWPQPSVRADFLEVRVPGSNLTIVLEGRVQKGRTVRLSHKFGTLYFDNNDVTEVYEVPSNTALFGRMAAKARADKDADALFAAAKWALKHALLHQFYQGIDQTLDIDPDHPAALRAKALKEQIDVPLPESDEEEERLKSILNRPNFNVERSNHFILLHDTNPAGEMLKIANARRRPPRAKERLRLLEDVYETFLFMFIVEGIEIDIPQERLQVLLFKENQDYLDFSKSLNPALASAVGFWDPTRNVSVFYDNATDELYEAVQDSMEKLQEQKEQAVRNRSRAAKTIVRNTNTLQVMFSAAQERSDIKVVTHEATHQLAGNTGLLPRHVRIPNWAHEGLATYFEAPAEATWSGVGAVNKDRLDKYRALAEDVDHSNIDFIVTDQIFMLAGSHNARLHAYGQAWALTHFLMEKHFQEFVKYYALLAQMPPDITLNPDVLLEIFDRAFGEDRKAMTLEWRTYMRELKTDFEIATEKEKDDDE; this is encoded by the coding sequence ATGTTCCGGCGACATCAACTACTTTTGATTGCGACCGCATTGTTGTTGCTGTCATGGCCTCAGCCGTCTGTACGAGCCGACTTTCTGGAAGTCCGAGTTCCCGGTTCAAACCTCACCATCGTCCTGGAAGGCCGAGTGCAAAAGGGCCGCACCGTGCGGTTGTCGCACAAATTCGGCACGCTGTACTTTGACAACAACGACGTTACGGAGGTTTATGAAGTCCCCTCAAACACCGCTCTCTTTGGACGCATGGCGGCCAAGGCCCGAGCGGACAAGGATGCCGATGCCTTGTTCGCTGCGGCCAAATGGGCGTTGAAACATGCATTGCTGCATCAATTCTATCAGGGGATCGATCAAACACTGGACATCGACCCCGACCATCCCGCCGCCCTGCGTGCCAAAGCACTGAAGGAACAAATTGACGTTCCCTTGCCCGAATCGGATGAGGAAGAAGAGCGCCTGAAGAGCATCTTGAATCGACCGAATTTCAATGTCGAACGCAGCAATCATTTCATCCTGCTGCATGACACCAATCCTGCCGGGGAAATGCTCAAAATCGCCAACGCGCGCCGCCGTCCCCCCCGCGCTAAAGAACGTCTACGGTTGCTGGAAGACGTTTACGAAACGTTCCTGTTCATGTTCATCGTCGAAGGGATCGAAATTGACATCCCTCAGGAACGCTTGCAGGTACTATTGTTTAAGGAAAACCAGGATTATCTGGACTTTTCCAAGTCGCTGAACCCCGCACTGGCCAGCGCGGTCGGATTCTGGGATCCCACGCGTAACGTCAGCGTATTCTACGACAATGCCACTGACGAGTTGTACGAAGCGGTGCAGGACTCGATGGAGAAGCTCCAAGAGCAAAAAGAACAGGCAGTGAGAAATCGCAGCCGGGCCGCCAAAACAATCGTCCGCAATACAAATACCTTGCAGGTGATGTTTTCCGCTGCTCAGGAGCGTTCTGACATCAAAGTCGTGACCCATGAGGCAACGCATCAACTCGCAGGGAACACGGGTTTGCTGCCGCGACATGTCCGCATTCCCAATTGGGCGCACGAAGGGTTGGCCACCTATTTCGAAGCGCCCGCCGAAGCGACCTGGAGCGGCGTAGGGGCTGTGAATAAAGACCGATTGGACAAGTACCGTGCACTCGCCGAGGATGTGGATCACTCCAACATCGATTTTATCGTTACCGACCAAATCTTTATGCTGGCCGGTTCGCACAATGCTCGGCTACACGCCTATGGGCAAGCGTGGGCGCTGACACATTTTCTGATGGAAAAGCACTTTCAAGAATTTGTAAAATACTATGCTCTGCTGGCGCAGATGCCACCGGACATCACACTCAACCCCGACGTCCTGTTGGAGATTTTTGATCGAGCTTTTGGTGAGGATCGCAAGGCGATGACGTTGGAATGGCGGACCTATATGCGCGAGCTGAAAACCGATTTCGAAATCGCCACCGAGAAGGAAAAAGACGACGACGAATAA